A single region of the Micropterus dolomieu isolate WLL.071019.BEF.003 ecotype Adirondacks linkage group LG18, ASM2129224v1, whole genome shotgun sequence genome encodes:
- the LOC123987288 gene encoding cysteine and glycine-rich protein 1-like produces MPFGGGNKCGCCQKTVYFAEEVQCEGKSWHKSCFLCMVCKKNLDSTTVAVHVDEIYCKSCYGKKYGPKGYGFGGGAGTLSMDTGEGLGIKPEVQAPHRPTNNPNASKFAQKTGGSDVCPRCGNTVYAAEKVIGGGNSWHKACFRCAKCGKGLESTTVADRDGEIFCKGCYAKNFGPKGFGFGQGAGALAHSQ; encoded by the exons ATGCCTTTCGGGGGAGGAAACAAGTGCGGCTGTTGCCAGAAAACTGTCTACTTCGCTGAGGAAGTGCAGTGTGAGGGGAAGAGCTGGCATAAATCCTGTTTTCTGTGCA TGGTCTGTAAGAAGAACTTGGACAGCACAACAGTGGCCGTTCATGTAGATGAGATCTACTGCAAATCTTGCTATGGCAAGAAGTACGGGCCGAAAGGCTACGGCTTTGGAGGTGGAGCCGGCACTCTGAGTATGGACACGGGAGAAGGACTTGGAATCAAGCCTGAAGT ACAAGCTCCTCATCGCCCTACGAATAACCCCAACGCTTCAAAGTTTGCCCAGAAAACCGGGGGCTCGGATGTGTGCCCTCGCTGTGGGAATACAGTGTACGCAGCGGAGAAGGTTATCGGAGGAGGCAAT TCCTGGCATAAAGCCTGCTTTCGCTGCGCCAAGTGTGGCAAAGGACTCGAGTCCACGACCGTGGCTGATAGAGATGGGGAGATCTTCTGTAAAG GTTGCTATGCAAAGAACTTTGGTCCCAAGGGGTTTGGCTTTGGTCAGGGTGCAGGAGCTCTGGCTCATTCCCAGTAA